The following are encoded together in the Asticcacaulis sp. genome:
- the rmuC gene encoding DNA recombination protein RmuC, with protein MNMSTVSLLIVLVVAAVFAGAWFLSLTEAKRLRTRNEDLADRLTDVTAELSASKERARNLEDAKAAMSEQFQLVSHQAMQASSDSLLKRAEESFVAREKLALERMNSSLKPVSETLTRFEAQVKAMEEARSKNSGELEQQIKHLLNASDQTREVTQKLANSLRRGAGVQGRWGEETLRNVLQAAGLTRFDFIEQQNLDTDEGRRRPDVVVRMPGDKSNGVFVIDSKVNLTAFLDSMDALDDEAREAALQRHTQGLRAHVRDLAGKAYWDQFKDQSPDFVALFIPGDGFLAAALDRMPQLMNEAMDKKVIIVTPTTLFALCKAVAYGWRVEDQMKNASHIADLGRELYKRLSVMGGHVSDVGTALGRAVDKYNAFVGSLDSQVLTQAKKFEELQVEHQGKPVPELPPVEAQPRASNKLKLLESTEGDAAKLDF; from the coding sequence ATGAACATGTCGACCGTGAGTTTGCTGATCGTTTTGGTCGTCGCCGCTGTTTTTGCCGGCGCCTGGTTTCTGTCGCTGACCGAGGCCAAACGCCTGCGCACCCGCAATGAAGACCTGGCCGACCGGCTGACCGATGTGACCGCCGAACTGTCCGCCTCAAAGGAACGCGCGCGCAATCTGGAAGACGCCAAGGCCGCCATGAGCGAGCAGTTCCAGCTTGTGTCGCATCAGGCTATGCAGGCGTCATCGGATTCATTGCTGAAGCGGGCCGAGGAATCCTTTGTGGCACGGGAAAAGCTGGCCCTGGAGCGGATGAATTCGAGCCTCAAGCCGGTTTCAGAAACCCTGACGCGTTTCGAGGCCCAGGTGAAGGCCATGGAAGAAGCGCGCTCAAAGAACAGTGGCGAACTGGAACAGCAGATCAAGCATCTGTTGAACGCGTCTGACCAGACCCGTGAAGTGACACAGAAACTCGCCAATTCCCTGCGTCGTGGCGCCGGTGTGCAGGGGCGCTGGGGCGAGGAGACCCTGCGCAATGTCCTGCAGGCCGCTGGCCTGACGCGCTTCGATTTTATCGAACAGCAAAACCTCGATACCGACGAGGGTCGCCGCCGTCCGGATGTGGTGGTGCGGATGCCGGGGGATAAGTCGAACGGCGTGTTCGTCATCGATTCCAAGGTCAACCTGACTGCCTTTCTCGATTCGATGGATGCGCTTGATGATGAGGCGCGCGAAGCCGCCCTGCAGCGTCATACGCAAGGCTTGCGCGCCCATGTCCGCGATCTCGCGGGCAAGGCGTACTGGGATCAGTTCAAGGATCAGTCGCCCGATTTCGTCGCCCTGTTCATTCCGGGCGACGGCTTTCTGGCCGCAGCGCTCGACCGGATGCCGCAACTGATGAACGAGGCCATGGATAAAAAGGTCATCATCGTCACGCCCACCACCCTGTTCGCTCTGTGCAAGGCAGTGGCCTACGGCTGGCGGGTCGAGGACCAGATGAAGAATGCCTCGCATATCGCCGACCTGGGGCGCGAACTCTATAAGCGCCTGTCGGTCATGGGAGGGCATGTCTCGGATGTGGGCACGGCCCTTGGCCGCGCGGTCGATAAATACAATGCCTTTGTCGGCTCGCTTGACAGCCAGGTTCTGACCCAGGCGAAGAAGTTCGAGGAACTCCAGGTCGAGCACCAGGGCAAGCCGGTGCCCGAACTGCCGCCGGTCGAAGCCCAGCCGCGCGCCTCTAACAAGTTGAAACTATTGGAATCGACAGAGGGGGATGCGGCGAAACTTGATTTTTAA
- a CDS encoding VUT family protein gives MIEAKAAAQKAFTGRAPWTYLYLFLIPFINWAYAAVPTIPLPDHGEWTPLAIVTGLVLVVRDFAQREIGHWIFIPLIIGLAISFKMAPAEIALASAVAFGISESVDWGLFTFLKLPLSKRVFISAAIGSPIDTTVFYMMAATAIPGIFNIWAIGASILSKLVGCVIVYLLMKNREKKAALATT, from the coding sequence ATGATCGAGGCCAAAGCGGCTGCACAGAAAGCCTTTACCGGCCGTGCGCCGTGGACCTATCTCTATCTGTTTCTGATCCCGTTCATCAACTGGGCCTATGCGGCGGTGCCGACCATTCCCCTGCCCGATCATGGTGAATGGACCCCTCTGGCCATCGTCACCGGCCTGGTGCTGGTGGTGCGCGACTTCGCCCAGCGCGAAATCGGCCACTGGATATTCATTCCGCTGATCATCGGGCTGGCCATTTCCTTCAAGATGGCCCCGGCGGAAATCGCCCTGGCCAGCGCCGTGGCGTTCGGCATCAGCGAGTCGGTGGACTGGGGCCTGTTCACCTTCCTGAAATTGCCGCTTTCCAAGCGCGTCTTTATTTCAGCCGCCATCGGTTCGCCCATCGATACGACGGTTTTCTATATGATGGCGGCGACCGCTATTCCCGGCATTTTCAATATCTGGGCGATCGGCGCCTCGATTCTCAGCAAACTGGTTGGCTGCGTCATTGTCTATCTTTTGATGAAAAACCGCGAGAAGAAGGCGGCATTGGCAACGACTTAA
- the recR gene encoding recombination mediator RecR gives MASGAGPEIERLMALLSKLPGLGPRSARRASLALLKRKDQLLIPLTRAMQDAADKVEACRVCGRLSTQNPCPTCTDPARDQTMICVVEEDSALWAMERVGAFNGTYHVLGGLLSALDGIRPEDLRLDSLVQRVRSGRVSEIIMALPATVEGQTTAHYIADRLKSFDNQVEITFLARGVPVGGELDWLDDNTIAHAFKSRR, from the coding sequence ATGGCCTCTGGCGCCGGACCCGAAATCGAACGTCTGATGGCATTGCTGTCGAAGCTGCCGGGGCTTGGGCCGCGTTCGGCGCGCCGTGCGTCGCTTGCCCTGCTAAAGCGCAAGGACCAGCTTCTGATCCCTCTTACGCGTGCCATGCAGGACGCTGCCGACAAGGTCGAAGCCTGCCGTGTCTGCGGGCGGCTTTCGACGCAAAATCCCTGTCCGACCTGCACCGATCCGGCGCGCGACCAGACCATGATCTGCGTGGTGGAAGAGGACAGCGCCCTCTGGGCCATGGAGCGCGTCGGCGCCTTTAACGGCACCTATCATGTTCTGGGCGGGCTGCTCTCGGCGCTCGATGGCATCCGGCCGGAAGACCTGCGGCTCGATAGCCTGGTTCAGCGCGTGCGCTCAGGTCGGGTGTCTGAAATCATCATGGCCTTGCCGGCGACGGTCGAGGGGCAAACCACGGCGCACTACATCGCCGACCGCCTGAAATCATTCGATAATCAGGTGGAAATCACCTTTCTGGCGCGCGGCGTGCCGGTTGGTGGTGAGCTGGATTGGTTAGACGATAATACTATTGCCCACGCCTTTAAATCTCGTCGGTAA
- a CDS encoding YbaB/EbfC family nucleoid-associated protein: protein MDFAAMMKQAQLVQQKLHEAQAKMSESTVQGSAGAGLVKMELKGSGDMSALMIDDSLMAPGEGEVLADLIRAAHADARRHLDTLNSQVMAEAAKDLGPGGGLPNMPKFF from the coding sequence ATGGATTTTGCCGCCATGATGAAGCAGGCGCAACTGGTGCAGCAGAAGCTGCACGAAGCGCAGGCCAAGATGAGCGAAAGCACCGTGCAGGGTTCCGCCGGCGCGGGTCTTGTGAAGATGGAATTGAAGGGTTCCGGCGACATGTCGGCCCTGATGATCGATGACAGCCTGATGGCCCCCGGCGAAGGCGAGGTTCTGGCCGATCTGATCCGCGCCGCCCATGCCGACGCCCGCCGCCATCTCGATACCCTGAATTCGCAGGTCATGGCCGAAGCCGCCAAGGATCTGGGGCCTGGCGGCGGCCTGCCCAACATGCCGAAGTTCTTCTGA
- a CDS encoding DNA polymerase III subunit gamma/tau, with the protein MSEHPDLDDPFAAAEIDLPERDENTDDMFGGAPTPAPVAVAKPIEKSEAYTVLARKYRPRTFEDLIGQEAMVRTLTNAFHANRIAHAFMLTGVRGVGKTTTARLLARALNYESDTVHGPSVDLSVMGVHCQAIIEGRHIDVLELDAASRTGVDAMRDLLESVRYAPVEARYKVYVIDEVHMLSTGAFNALLKTLEEPPPHAKFIFATTEIRKVPVTILSRCQRFDLRRVEPETLTPHLEKICALEGVKIEPDAVALIARAAEGSVRDGLSLLDQALVQSEAGETTSAEVVRDMLGLADRGATLSLFENIVSGQMSEALLAFRTLYGFGADPSQIMGDMLEYAHATSVAKILGADATRLPKAQAMRVTALGSQLSAGTLSRLWTLMLKAFEELRRAPDACAAFEMALVRLCYAADLPGPELLIKRLQSGEPLVPNGPGGLPTHGGGGGGGATAVQMRPVQQTIPNPQTFEEVLKLISDKRDIGLRVDVERFVRLVAFRPGAITFEPAPNAPGDLVRKLSLKLREWTGQRWLIATEGTGGAESIMERDNRERDAAKARLQANPFVSKVLETFPGAEITAVRAKPKPVVNTIEPVVPEDERPDIDKEND; encoded by the coding sequence ATGTCCGAACATCCCGACCTCGACGATCCCTTTGCTGCCGCGGAAATCGACCTTCCTGAGCGTGACGAGAACACGGACGACATGTTCGGCGGTGCGCCAACACCTGCGCCCGTGGCCGTGGCCAAGCCGATCGAGAAATCCGAAGCCTATACGGTCCTCGCCCGTAAATACCGCCCGCGCACCTTCGAGGACCTGATCGGCCAGGAGGCCATGGTCCGCACCCTGACCAACGCCTTCCATGCCAACCGCATCGCTCACGCCTTCATGCTGACCGGCGTCCGCGGCGTCGGCAAGACCACGACTGCCCGCCTGCTGGCGCGTGCGCTCAATTATGAGAGCGATACCGTGCATGGCCCAAGCGTCGATCTGTCGGTCATGGGCGTCCACTGTCAGGCCATCATCGAAGGTCGTCATATCGACGTGCTCGAGCTCGATGCCGCCTCGCGCACGGGTGTCGACGCCATGCGTGACCTGCTCGAATCGGTGCGCTATGCGCCGGTCGAGGCGCGCTACAAGGTCTACGTCATCGACGAAGTCCACATGCTCTCGACCGGCGCCTTCAACGCCCTGCTCAAGACCTTGGAAGAACCGCCGCCCCACGCCAAATTCATCTTCGCCACGACCGAAATCCGCAAGGTGCCGGTTACCATTCTGTCACGCTGCCAGCGCTTCGACCTGCGCCGTGTCGAGCCGGAAACCCTGACCCCACATCTGGAAAAGATCTGTGCTCTGGAAGGCGTCAAGATCGAGCCCGATGCCGTGGCTCTGATCGCCCGCGCCGCTGAAGGCTCGGTGCGTGACGGCCTGAGCCTGCTCGATCAGGCCTTGGTGCAGAGCGAGGCCGGCGAAACCACGAGCGCTGAAGTGGTGCGCGACATGCTGGGCCTGGCCGATCGCGGCGCCACCTTGTCGTTGTTCGAAAACATTGTTTCCGGCCAGATGAGCGAGGCCCTGCTGGCTTTCCGCACGCTTTACGGCTTTGGCGCCGATCCGTCGCAGATCATGGGCGACATGCTGGAATATGCCCACGCCACGAGCGTGGCCAAGATTCTTGGTGCTGATGCCACGCGGCTGCCCAAGGCGCAGGCGATGCGGGTGACGGCGCTGGGCTCGCAGCTTTCAGCCGGCACGCTCAGCCGTCTGTGGACCCTGATGCTCAAGGCGTTCGAGGAACTGCGCCGGGCGCCCGATGCCTGCGCGGCCTTTGAAATGGCACTGGTGCGACTGTGCTATGCCGCCGACCTGCCGGGGCCGGAGCTTCTGATAAAGCGCCTGCAAAGCGGCGAACCTCTGGTGCCGAATGGGCCGGGCGGCCTTCCCACGCATGGCGGTGGTGGCGGAGGTGGTGCGACCGCCGTCCAGATGCGACCCGTACAGCAGACCATCCCCAATCCGCAGACTTTTGAGGAGGTCCTGAAGCTGATCTCCGACAAGCGCGATATCGGCCTGCGGGTCGATGTCGAGCGCTTTGTTCGGCTGGTCGCTTTCCGGCCCGGCGCCATTACCTTTGAACCTGCCCCAAATGCACCCGGCGACTTGGTGCGCAAGCTGTCGCTGAAACTGCGTGAATGGACCGGCCAGCGCTGGCTGATTGCCACCGAAGGCACGGGTGGCGCGGAATCGATCATGGAGCGCGACAACCGCGAGCGTGACGCGGCGAAAGCGCGTTTGCAGGCCAACCCGTTTGTCTCCAAGGTTCTGGAGACCTTCCCCGGCGCCGAAATCACAGCCGTGCGCGCCAAGCCGAAACCCGTGGTGAACACCATCGAGCCGGTCGTGCCCGAAGACGAACGCCCAGACATTGATAAGGAAAACGACTGA
- a CDS encoding alpha-glucosidase, producing the protein MPLQNETTPNGYIKRWWKEAVVYQVYPRSFYDSNGDGIGDLRGIIEKLDHIKGLGVDVIWLSPHFDSPNADNGYDIRDYRKVGAEFGTMQDFDNLLAAIKTAGMKLIIDLVVNHTSDEHQWFVESRSSRENPKRDYYIWSDHKPNDWTSIFGGPAWTKDAATGDWYLHLFDPKQPDINWDNRKVREEVYDLMRFWLDKGIDGFRMDVIPFISKDKTFPDLPEALRAKPQYVYTNGPKVHDYLHEMNREVLSHYNVMTVGEAFGVTLEDTPKLIDERREELDMIFQFAAIEVDRGPDGRWKPWTLPEFKTIFTRQDQALDTHCWPTFFLSNHDNPRIVSRFGDDSPQWREKSAMLLATLTLTMKCTPFIYQGDEMGLTNRNFTDIDQFNDLWTKNAWKEEVASGRWTPEDFFANQNKVSRDHARMPLPWTAEGGFTTGQPWFALNPNFPEVNAESGRAIYDHYARLIALRHAEPALVYGDYQDIAPDHPQVFAFKRTLGGTAFMIALNVSGRPAFFRLARYRTVSWQLCVCL; encoded by the coding sequence ATGCCTCTTCAAAACGAAACGACCCCAAACGGCTATATCAAACGCTGGTGGAAGGAGGCCGTGGTCTATCAGGTCTATCCGCGCTCGTTTTATGACAGTAATGGCGACGGCATCGGCGACCTGCGCGGCATCATCGAAAAACTGGACCATATCAAGGGCCTGGGCGTCGATGTCATCTGGTTGTCACCGCATTTCGATAGTCCCAATGCCGATAACGGCTACGATATCCGCGATTACCGAAAGGTCGGAGCCGAATTTGGCACCATGCAGGATTTCGACAACCTGCTGGCAGCGATCAAAACGGCAGGCATGAAGCTGATCATCGATCTGGTGGTCAATCATACGTCCGATGAACACCAGTGGTTTGTCGAGAGCCGGTCGTCACGCGAGAATCCGAAGCGCGACTACTATATCTGGAGCGATCACAAACCGAACGACTGGACCTCGATTTTCGGCGGCCCGGCGTGGACGAAAGATGCCGCCACAGGCGACTGGTATCTCCACCTGTTCGATCCGAAGCAGCCGGACATCAACTGGGATAACCGGAAGGTGCGCGAAGAGGTTTATGACCTCATGCGCTTCTGGCTCGACAAGGGCATCGATGGTTTCCGCATGGACGTCATTCCCTTTATCTCCAAAGACAAAACCTTCCCCGACCTGCCGGAAGCCCTGCGCGCCAAACCACAATATGTCTATACCAACGGACCAAAAGTGCATGACTATCTGCATGAAATGAACCGCGAAGTGTTGTCGCACTACAATGTCATGACCGTTGGCGAAGCCTTCGGCGTGACGCTTGAGGATACGCCGAAACTGATCGACGAGCGGCGCGAAGAACTCGACATGATCTTCCAGTTCGCCGCCATCGAGGTCGATCGCGGGCCAGATGGCCGCTGGAAGCCGTGGACCCTGCCGGAATTCAAGACCATCTTTACCCGACAGGACCAGGCGCTGGACACACATTGCTGGCCGACCTTTTTCCTCAGCAACCACGATAATCCCCGCATCGTTTCGCGCTTTGGCGATGACAGCCCGCAATGGCGCGAAAAGTCCGCCATGCTGCTGGCGACACTCACCCTGACCATGAAGTGCACGCCCTTTATCTATCAAGGCGACGAGATGGGCCTGACCAACCGCAATTTCACAGACATAGACCAGTTTAACGATCTGTGGACGAAGAACGCCTGGAAAGAGGAAGTGGCCAGCGGCCGATGGACGCCTGAGGATTTCTTTGCCAACCAGAACAAGGTCAGCCGCGACCACGCGCGAATGCCTCTGCCCTGGACAGCCGAAGGCGGCTTCACCACCGGCCAACCCTGGTTTGCACTCAATCCGAATTTTCCAGAAGTGAATGCCGAAAGCGGCCGCGCCATCTATGACCACTATGCCCGCCTGATCGCCCTGCGTCATGCCGAACCGGCCCTGGTCTATGGTGATTACCAGGATATCGCGCCCGATCATCCGCAGGTCTTTGCGTTCAAAAGGACACTCGGCGGAACGGCCTTTATGATCGCTCTGAATGTTTCCGGCCGGCCCGCGTTTTTTCGACTTGCCCGATACCGCACTGTGTCTTGGCAACTATGTGTATGCCTCTAA